A part of Rattus rattus isolate New Zealand chromosome 4, Rrattus_CSIRO_v1, whole genome shotgun sequence genomic DNA contains:
- the LOC116899409 gene encoding uncharacterized protein LOC116899409 isoform X1: protein MELWVYGYGFGRKASSQNVISQQEECLKELEELKFEIQKCQFERDELYQILDLYIYDEWDHRLDVELPVLQSEHEMRMMAMQMMTNSISDAMERYKELIQVNSSYRIRHSQLLREQAQLKNNIQILLNEKRELLVEQTERPASSVEAKRLCEEAGMNICDPRAKQQQV, encoded by the exons GTTTTGGTAGGAAGGCATCATCCCAAAATGTCATCAGTCAGCAAGAGGAGTGTCTAAAGGAACTGGAGGAACTCAAATTTGAAATCCAGAAGTGTCAATTTGAGAGGGATGAACTTTATCAAATCCTGGACCTTTATATCTATGATGAATGGGACCACAG GCTGGATGTCGAATTGCCAGTACTTCAATCCGAACATGAGATGAGAATGATGGCTATGCAAATGATGACCAACTCAATAAGTGATGCCATGGAGAGGTACAAGGAGCTCATACAAGTGAACAGTTCCTACCG CATCAGGCACTCCCAGCTCCTGCGTGAACAAGCTCAATTGAAGAACAATATACAGATTTTGCTGAATGAGAAGAGAGAACTGCTGGTGGAGCAGACTGAACGGCCAGCATCCTCTGTGGAGGCAAAGAGGCTCTGTGAAGAGGCCGGAATGAACATCTGTGACCCCAGAGCCAAGCAACAGCAG
- the LOC116899409 gene encoding uncharacterized protein LOC116899409 isoform X2 yields the protein MRMMAMQMMTNSISDAMERYKELIQVNSSYRIRHSQLLREQAQLKNNIQILLNEKRELLVEQTERPASSVEAKRLCEEAGMNICDPRAKQQQV from the exons ATGAGAATGATGGCTATGCAAATGATGACCAACTCAATAAGTGATGCCATGGAGAGGTACAAGGAGCTCATACAAGTGAACAGTTCCTACCG CATCAGGCACTCCCAGCTCCTGCGTGAACAAGCTCAATTGAAGAACAATATACAGATTTTGCTGAATGAGAAGAGAGAACTGCTGGTGGAGCAGACTGAACGGCCAGCATCCTCTGTGGAGGCAAAGAGGCTCTGTGAAGAGGCCGGAATGAACATCTGTGACCCCAGAGCCAAGCAACAGCAG